In Lachnospiraceae bacterium, one DNA window encodes the following:
- a CDS encoding Crp/Fnr family transcriptional regulator — protein MLNINKFNYPFTLKQKSFLENFFKFAPPYIQTVLMLRSYKKDSRLVAAGDSCAHVYILLKGRLEAVEEHVANIPYHFTEIRALDIVGDYEFFTEKQPRLVTLATLEDSLCLVIPAIEYMTWLRKDPHALFLRSRMIISQLVVQAQFQRQNLFADNRTRMLVFLKEQVTQAVNDNTHIESNAGNAKSKSIYPIRIPFTRPEIAAHLGCSVRTVNRTVQELAEENMIYLNKGKIFISEPQTKKLL, from the coding sequence TTGTTGAATATCAATAAATTTAATTATCCATTTACCTTAAAACAAAAAAGCTTTTTAGAAAATTTCTTTAAATTTGCACCGCCTTATATACAGACGGTGCTGATGCTGCGCTCTTATAAAAAAGACAGCCGCCTGGTAGCTGCCGGGGACAGCTGCGCCCATGTGTACATCCTTTTAAAAGGCCGTCTGGAAGCAGTTGAAGAACATGTGGCAAATATACCTTATCATTTTACGGAGATACGTGCTCTGGACATAGTTGGTGATTACGAATTTTTCACTGAAAAACAGCCCCGTCTGGTAACACTTGCTACACTTGAAGATTCCCTCTGCCTGGTGATCCCTGCCATAGAATATATGACCTGGCTGCGAAAAGATCCCCATGCCCTTTTCCTTAGAAGCCGCATGATCATCTCCCAGTTAGTAGTCCAGGCACAGTTCCAGCGCCAGAACCTTTTTGCCGACAACCGCACCCGCATGCTGGTCTTTCTGAAAGAACAGGTAACACAGGCTGTAAATGACAACACACATATTGAAAGCAACGCAGGCAATGCAAAATCCAAATCTATTTATCCTATCCGTATCCCCTTCACCAGACCGGAGATTGCCGCACACCTTGGCTGCTCAGTACGTACAGTAAACCGGACAGTACAGGAACTGGCAGAAGAAAATATGATTTATTTGAATAAGGGGAAAATCTTTATCAGTGAACCACAGACAAAAAAACTGCTATAA
- the deoD gene encoding purine-nucleoside phosphorylase yields MGTPHNQAEKGEIAKKVLMPGDPLRAKFIAEKFLTDAKLVNEVRGAYAYTGTYKGEKVTVMASGMGMPSIGIYSYELFSVYDVDQIIRIGSAGAYVPELNLGDVVLEESAWSESTFAHTQNGYDKDTIYPDPELNAHILEAAKRNNITVKPVKVHSSDVFYTEPNVDGYKEISAKHGCACVEMESFALLHNANVLHKKATCMLTISDSMPKKEHATAAERQTSFTDMMTVALEACLD; encoded by the coding sequence ATGGGAACACCACACAATCAGGCGGAAAAAGGTGAGATTGCAAAAAAGGTATTGATGCCGGGGGATCCTCTTCGTGCTAAATTCATTGCAGAGAAATTCCTTACAGATGCGAAGCTGGTCAATGAAGTCCGCGGGGCATATGCGTATACAGGTACTTATAAAGGGGAAAAAGTAACTGTTATGGCAAGCGGAATGGGAATGCCATCTATAGGAATTTATTCCTATGAGTTGTTTTCTGTTTATGATGTAGACCAGATCATCCGTATTGGTTCTGCAGGCGCTTATGTACCGGAATTGAATTTAGGCGATGTAGTGCTGGAAGAAAGTGCATGGAGTGAGTCTACTTTTGCGCATACCCAGAACGGCTACGATAAAGACACGATCTATCCAGATCCGGAATTAAATGCCCATATTTTAGAGGCTGCAAAGCGTAATAACATTACTGTAAAGCCTGTAAAAGTACATTCCAGTGATGTATTTTACACAGAGCCAAATGTAGACGGTTACAAAGAGATCAGCGCAAAACATGGTTGTGCCTGTGTGGAAATGGAAAGCTTTGCTCTGCTCCACAATGCAAATGTGCTTCATAAAAAAGCAACCTGTATGCTGACTATTTCTGATTCCATGCCAAAGAAAGAGCATGCCACAGCAGCAGAACGCCAGACTTCCTTTACAGATATGATGACCGTCGCTTTAGAGGCTTGTCTGGATTAA
- a CDS encoding DUF368 domain-containing protein: MEKTGNKEKIKESENGKILIKGLVIGSTMTLPGVSGGSMAMVLGIYDRLLKHVSEITKYPKESLTFLLWFAAGAGSGAFLFSRGISWLLTTRAEGVLRFFFLGAVAGGIPMILKSASVRRIRGRELICILTGILTALLIALIPQGMFAPEVENAPLNMLFQFAGGFIIAVALVLPGISASQMLYMLGIYESTLKAVGRLDFFALFPLATGGILGTFLTARILEQLIKKHREATFLIILGFMLASLRSLLPGRLIQENLLFCGIALVAGFVSLYFLSAK; this comes from the coding sequence ATGGAAAAAACTGGAAATAAAGAAAAAATCAAAGAATCTGAAAATGGAAAAATTCTGATCAAAGGTCTTGTGATCGGTTCGACCATGACTTTGCCGGGAGTCAGCGGCGGTTCCATGGCTATGGTTCTGGGGATTTATGACCGTCTTTTAAAACATGTTAGTGAAATAACAAAATATCCAAAAGAAAGTCTCACATTTCTGCTCTGGTTTGCAGCCGGAGCAGGAAGCGGGGCTTTTTTGTTTTCCAGAGGGATCAGCTGGCTTTTAACTACAAGAGCTGAGGGCGTTTTGCGTTTTTTCTTTCTGGGAGCGGTAGCAGGTGGAATTCCCATGATCTTAAAAAGCGCCAGTGTAAGGCGTATCAGGGGGAGAGAACTGATATGTATCCTTACAGGAATCCTTACAGCCCTTCTTATTGCCCTGATCCCTCAGGGGATGTTTGCCCCTGAAGTGGAAAATGCCCCTTTAAATATGCTTTTTCAGTTTGCAGGCGGCTTTATCATAGCAGTCGCCTTAGTCCTTCCAGGCATTAGCGCATCCCAGATGTTATATATGCTGGGAATTTACGAAAGCACATTAAAAGCAGTCGGCAGACTGGATTTTTTTGCACTTTTTCCCTTAGCTACTGGCGGGATTCTTGGAACGTTTCTCACAGCCCGCATACTGGAACAGCTGATCAAAAAGCACAGGGAAGCCACATTTTTAATAATATTAGGCTTTATGCTGGCATCATTGCGGTCACTGCTGCCAGGCCGGTTAATACAGGAAAACCTACTGTTTTGCGGCATAGCGCTGGTAGCAGGTTTTGTAAGTCTTTATTTTTTGTCAGCAAAGTGA
- the ade gene encoding adenine deaminase has product METLKSLTEQVAAATGSKKAELVLKNARIVNVFTQSVEEGDIAIEEGRIVGIGTYDGVMESDLKGAYVCPGFLDGHIHIESSMTSPGEFERAVVPHGTTAVITDPHEIANVAGEAGIRFMMQSAKKLNLDVYFMLPSCVPATDLDESGAELLAADLEPFYIEEKVLGLAEVMNAYGVTHGDKDCLEKLIQARSLRKAIDGHAPSLSGKELNAYVTAGIRSDHECSDFEEAREKFARGQWIMIRQGTAAKNLKGLIGMFEDPYYQRCLLVTDDKHPGDLIRIGHIDAIIREAVSMGADPIRAIRMGTLNTAMYFGLSDMGAVAPGYFADLAVFDNLKDFHVKQVYKGGKLVAENGKMLHQKEKATDWSDEIKERVFHSFHRGPITVEELQLKENIGTHQRVIDMVAHELITKERIEEWKELPGVAPGVDISRDIVKLAAIERHKNTSHVGLGFLGKYGLKRGAVATSIGHDSHNLVIAGVTDEDIVIAGNRVIENGGGLAIALDGKVLADLPLPIGGLMADEPVEVVDEKLEHMKKISTELGISKDIDAFMTLAFISLPVIPKLRLNTYGIVDVEKHQVVKARFE; this is encoded by the coding sequence ATGGAAACTTTAAAATCTCTTACAGAGCAGGTGGCAGCAGCCACAGGAAGCAAAAAAGCGGAATTGGTGCTGAAAAATGCACGTATCGTCAATGTATTTACCCAGTCAGTGGAAGAAGGGGATATTGCAATTGAAGAAGGGCGTATTGTGGGGATCGGAACCTATGACGGGGTGATGGAGTCAGACCTGAAAGGGGCTTATGTCTGCCCGGGCTTTTTAGATGGTCATATCCACATAGAAAGTTCTATGACTTCCCCCGGGGAATTTGAACGGGCTGTAGTACCACATGGCACTACGGCTGTGATCACAGATCCCCATGAGATCGCAAATGTGGCAGGAGAAGCGGGGATCCGGTTTATGATGCAGTCGGCAAAGAAGCTGAATCTGGATGTATATTTTATGCTTCCTTCCTGTGTGCCGGCCACAGATCTGGATGAATCCGGGGCAGAGCTTCTGGCAGCAGATCTGGAACCATTTTACATAGAAGAAAAGGTTCTGGGACTGGCAGAGGTAATGAATGCTTACGGCGTGACCCATGGGGATAAAGATTGCCTGGAAAAACTGATACAGGCACGTTCTTTAAGGAAAGCCATTGATGGCCATGCGCCGTCTCTTTCCGGGAAAGAGTTAAATGCCTATGTGACTGCCGGGATCCGCTCTGACCATGAATGCTCTGATTTTGAAGAAGCAAGGGAGAAGTTTGCCAGAGGCCAGTGGATCATGATCCGTCAGGGAACAGCGGCAAAGAATCTAAAAGGCCTTATAGGAATGTTTGAAGATCCTTATTATCAGCGGTGCCTTCTGGTCACAGATGATAAGCATCCGGGAGATCTGATCCGTATCGGTCATATTGATGCCATTATAAGAGAAGCGGTTTCCATGGGCGCTGATCCCATCCGGGCGATCCGCATGGGCACTTTAAATACCGCTATGTATTTTGGACTTTCAGATATGGGGGCAGTAGCGCCGGGATATTTTGCAGATCTGGCTGTTTTTGATAATTTGAAGGATTTTCATGTAAAACAGGTATACAAAGGCGGAAAACTGGTGGCAGAAAACGGAAAAATGCTCCACCAGAAAGAAAAAGCCACAGACTGGTCTGATGAGATTAAAGAACGTGTATTCCATTCCTTCCACAGAGGTCCTATTACAGTGGAAGAACTGCAGTTAAAAGAAAACATAGGAACCCATCAACGGGTCATTGATATGGTAGCCCATGAACTGATCACAAAAGAGCGGATCGAAGAGTGGAAAGAACTGCCAGGTGTTGCTCCCGGCGTAGATATAAGCCGCGACATTGTAAAACTGGCTGCCATTGAACGGCATAAAAATACCAGTCATGTGGGACTGGGCTTTTTAGGAAAATATGGCTTAAAGAGAGGAGCCGTAGCCACCAGCATCGGCCATGATTCCCACAATCTTGTCATCGCCGGAGTTACTGACGAAGACATAGTCATTGCCGGCAACCGTGTGATCGAAAATGGAGGGGGACTTGCCATTGCCCTTGATGGAAAAGTATTAGCAGACCTGCCTTTGCCTATTGGCGGACTTATGGCAGATGAACCGGTAGAAGTGGTAGATGAAAAGCTGGAGCATATGAAAAAGATTTCTACGGAACTGGGCATTTCAAAAGATATCGATGCTTTCATGACACTGGCATTTATCAGTCTTCCGGTGATCCCTAAACTGAGGCTGAATACATATGGAATTGTGGATGTGGAGAAGCATCAGGTGGTAAAAGCCAGGTTTGAGTGA